In the genome of Desulfovibrio sp. TomC, one region contains:
- the tsaE gene encoding tRNA (adenosine(37)-N6)-threonylcarbamoyltransferase complex ATPase subunit type 1 TsaE, translated as MASSPTLSLRLPDEAATLALGRALAAILADAARRASLLLRGDLGSGKTTLVRGLAGALPGGDDAEVASPSFNIVNVYPTRPEVFHVDLYRIPGGDPSVEEHLEAAAENDAIVVVEWAEHLPRDMHPPHRLECDWLPAASGRLCRMSASGERGCAALAALAAVCPDLVDD; from the coding sequence ATGGCTTCCAGCCCCACTCTTTCCTTGCGGCTGCCGGATGAGGCAGCCACCTTGGCCCTTGGCCGGGCCTTGGCCGCTATCCTGGCCGATGCGGCCAGGCGGGCCTCCCTGCTCTTGCGCGGGGACCTCGGATCGGGCAAAACCACCCTGGTCCGGGGACTGGCCGGCGCGCTGCCCGGCGGGGACGACGCCGAAGTGGCCAGTCCGAGTTTCAACATCGTCAATGTCTACCCGACCCGGCCGGAAGTGTTCCACGTCGATCTCTACCGGATACCCGGCGGCGATCCATCGGTTGAGGAACACCTGGAAGCGGCGGCGGAAAACGACGCCATCGTGGTCGTGGAATGGGCCGAGCATCTGCCCCGGGACATGCATCCGCCCCACCGGCTGGAATGCGACTGGCTGCCGGCCGCGTCCGGCCGGTTATGTCGGATGAGCGCCAGCGGGGAACGGGGCTGTGCCGCCCTGGCCGCCCTGGCTGCGGTCTGCCCGGATCTTGTGGACGACTGA
- a CDS encoding aspartate kinase — protein sequence MRIMVQKYGGTSVKGLERMRLVLNRAQKAHAAGYKLVVALSAMSGETNRLLELAREFSPDPDPAELDVMVTTGEQVSVALFAMLCKDAGLRARSLLGFQIPITTNSNFTRARIMEIDTPRLLGLLEDYDVLVVAGFQGVDCLGRPTTLGRGGSDTTGVALAAALDAEVCEIYTDVNGVYTTDPNLCSTARKLDRISYDEMLEFSSMGAKVLQIRSVELAKKYNVPVRVRSTFTDDPGTLVTSEDTEMEDVLVSGIAYDKDQCRITVRNVIDRPGVAAAIFSPIAEAGILVDMIIQNTGREGRTDMTFTISRGNLDKTMDILGRLKPEIGAAEIQHDTNVCKVSVIGVGMRSHSGVASMMFTILKKENINILMIATSEIKITCLIEEKYLELAVRTLHDAFGLSQAPIKAC from the coding sequence ATGCGGATTATGGTGCAAAAATACGGCGGCACGTCGGTGAAGGGCCTGGAGCGGATGCGCCTGGTCCTTAACCGGGCGCAAAAAGCCCACGCCGCCGGGTACAAACTGGTGGTGGCCCTTTCGGCCATGTCCGGCGAAACCAACCGGCTGCTCGAACTGGCCCGGGAATTTTCCCCTGATCCCGATCCGGCTGAACTCGACGTGATGGTGACTACCGGCGAACAGGTGTCCGTGGCCCTTTTCGCCATGCTGTGCAAAGATGCGGGGCTTCGCGCCCGGTCCCTGCTCGGCTTTCAGATTCCCATCACCACCAATTCCAATTTCACCCGGGCGCGCATCATGGAAATCGACACCCCGCGCCTCTTGGGGCTGCTTGAGGACTACGACGTCCTGGTGGTGGCCGGCTTCCAGGGGGTTGACTGCCTCGGCCGGCCGACCACCCTGGGTCGGGGCGGCTCCGACACCACCGGCGTGGCCCTGGCCGCGGCCCTTGATGCCGAGGTCTGCGAAATCTATACCGATGTCAACGGCGTCTACACCACCGATCCCAACCTGTGCAGCACGGCCCGAAAGCTCGACCGCATTTCCTATGACGAGATGCTGGAATTCTCCAGCATGGGGGCCAAAGTCCTGCAGATTCGTTCGGTGGAATTAGCCAAGAAATACAACGTACCGGTTCGGGTCCGCTCGACGTTTACCGACGATCCCGGCACCCTGGTCACTTCGGAGGATACGGAAATGGAAGACGTGCTGGTTTCGGGCATCGCCTACGACAAGGACCAGTGCCGCATCACGGTCAGAAACGTCATCGACCGCCCAGGCGTGGCCGCCGCCATCTTCTCCCCCATTGCCGAGGCCGGCATTCTGGTGGACATGATCATCCAGAACACCGGCCGCGAAGGCCGCACCGACATGACCTTTACCATCTCCCGGGGCAACCTGGACAAGACCATGGATATCCTGGGAAGGCTCAAGCCGGAAATCGGCGCGGCGGAAATCCAGCACGACACCAACGTCTGCAAGGTCTCGGTCATTGGCGTGGGGATGCGCAGCCACTCCGGCGTCGCCTCCATGATGTTCACCATCCTCAAGAAGGAAAACATCAATATTCTGATGATCGCCACCTCCGAGATTAAGATTACCTGCCTGATCGAGGAAAAGTACCTCGAACTCGCCGTTCGGACCCTACACGACGCCTTCGGGCTGTCCCAGGCTCCGATCAAGGCCTGCTAG
- a CDS encoding CBS domain-containing protein: MLTAKDVMTANVVTIAEDTEISAAAQLLLDKGYNGVPVVNAAGTITGILCQSDLVAQQKKLSLPSVFSLLDGFIPLGSMKDLDREVEKMSALTAFHAMTASPVTVTSATPIDEVATLMTDKGYHTIPVVDGGVIVGIIGMQDILGTLLKK, encoded by the coding sequence ATGCTCACAGCCAAAGACGTGATGACCGCAAACGTCGTCACCATCGCCGAAGACACTGAAATCAGCGCCGCCGCCCAGCTCCTTTTAGACAAGGGTTATAACGGCGTTCCCGTGGTCAATGCCGCCGGAACCATCACCGGCATCCTGTGCCAGTCCGATCTGGTGGCCCAGCAGAAAAAGCTCTCCCTGCCCTCGGTCTTCTCGCTCCTTGACGGCTTTATTCCGCTTGGTTCCATGAAGGACCTGGATCGGGAAGTGGAAAAGATGTCGGCCCTGACCGCTTTCCACGCCATGACCGCCTCCCCGGTGACGGTGACCTCGGCCACCCCCATCGACGAAGTGGCCACGCTTATGACCGACAAGGGCTACCACACCATTCCGGTGGTGGACGGCGGCGTCATTGTCGGCATCATCGGGATGCAGGACATCCTGGGCACGCTGTTAAAAAAATAG